actttgtctctttctccatTGCTTCTCCTGTCCTGTCCTAGCTGGGGGAGAGGGAGACATAACATGGCTAAAAGATGGGGAAGAAATCGACGAAGACAAGGTGTCAAAGGTGGATGAGACATCCTCTAAATTAGTCATTAAGAACACTACGATGTGGGATATGGGGAGATACACGTGCGCGTGTGAGTTCGAAAATGGACACAAAGATGAGATTGCGACACAGCTGTATGTTTATGGTACGTAACAATTGGCAGTTGTTGCTGACGCTGTCTTTTGCAACATATCTTAGTTAGGAAGTAGAAATAGGTAATACTCATCTTAGGAAGACGTATTTAATGATCTGACCCCGTTTTGATGCTgtcattcatttttcttttattgcatAAGTATCCTAACCTTCTCCTCTTTTGGTCAGAGGGTCCATCATTTGGAAGCACCACCACCTATCATGAGTTTCTGGAGGGCACAGATGGTGTGGTGCCGTGCCTGGTGACTGGCCAGCCAGCGGTGGATGTTCACTGGCTCAGAGACAAAGAAGATATCTCCACAAATGGTAAGACCAGCACCCTAGGCCTGCAGCTCTCCTGCAGTTTGAAGGGTTATTTTATGGTTAATAAAGGCTCTCCACTTGCTAAGCTTTTGTACCTGAAATGTATAGTACTTTGATCAAATTGATTGGTATGATAAGATTGACCGAATATTCCTTTAGAAACTTACAAAACTATTCTTTTAGAAACTTACATAACTATGCCTTTTTggtctctttgtgtgtttttctctgacTTTGCCTGGATGTCTTCCCTTCACTCTGTGTTGCCACCTCTCACTTCAGTCGGAAGGCGTGTGCGTCACATGCCTGATAACACAGTCTTCATTGAAAAAGTGAAGAGAGAGGATGCTGGGACATACTTGTGTCAGGCCCAGATCAAAGGAAGGCCCATCTATAAGCAACTCTCCGTCTCTGTTGTTGTCAATGGTCGGTATCTTTTTCACATCAAGATTAACTAATGGTCAGGAGTTTGAAAGATAATTTATGACACAAAGATCCTTTCTGGCCCTTTGCTGAACCTGATGTGTGTGACATGACACGGCACTTAGCCATTGACTCTTATGGTTAGGGATGCTTCATTGGTTAGGCACAAACACATTTAGTATTTTACTTTGTGTCATAATGATGCCTTAATATATTTGAATTGTAAATGAGGCAGAATTTTGACTAAAATATGATTCCCTCCTGTAGCTCCTCCTTCCGTGCATCTGAAAGAAGAAGTGAAAAAAGTGATGGCTGGGCCAGAAACCAATGTTTCCTTACTGTGTTTGGTTGACGGTCTACCAAAACCCAACATCACCTGGACCATGTAAATATTAACTTGCAGAGAGTTGCGGAGAGTCTTTCAGTATCTTCACATATTTTATTCAGAGGGGCACATCATGCATCAGTTTGTTAATAATGTACAAGTATGATGTGGACTAAATTTAGTTGATCTAAACCTGTCTCTCATTTGTTACTATTTTGTTAATGTTCAGTGGCATTGTTTCCCTTCTCTGGCctctttctgtcttcttttgAATCCAAATTAATAACAAAGACTTTTTCAGTGCGTGGCGGGGGGGCtcagctcagtgggtagagcagacACACATATACTTTGAGGCTTCTGCTTATTAGtccgacctgtgatgatttcctgcatgtcttctccctctctcttaccCTTTCTCACCTATCttttaaaaagcccaaaaaaataatatttgaagaaaaaagaattaCTCAGTGTGTATTTTGCTCTGCGTGTCCTCCTCCCAGGCCGATGACGTTTGACCCTTCACATCATCAGTTTAACTCAGACCGCAGCCAGTTGACTATAAGGTCGGTTGCCAGGGCCGACTACGGAGAGTACATCTGCACCGCCACCAACAAGATCGCTGAGAGCAGTGCTACCATTATGCTTCATGTTTATGGTAAGCTcaatttatgatttttttttcccacctttTTGACAGCTCCACTAGATCactgaaacacaacaacaacaataaccaCATGACATAAAAATTAACTTAGTAATTGCTAAACATGAACCGCCCATTCAACCATGCCACCTTATCCTGCTGCACCATAATGACACTTGAGGTGTTTGGTTTCAGAGGCCCCAGAGGTGTTTGTGTCAGCAGAGCAGCAGAGTGTATCAGTGGGCAAGCGTATATCTGTGTCCTGTAACGTCTCTGGCCATCCTCAGCCTGAACAACACTGGATCAACAAGCACAATGGACGCACACTGGTAAGAGTGTATTGATGCATTATactacatgtatacacacatgtgCAGCTTTTAGGGGGATAACACATGATAAAAAGGAGAACACCTTTTTCTGCATAGATTCTACCTCGATTATAGCAAATATCTTTCAGTTGTACTGATGACAAATACTTTGTCATGTGTATTACAGGTGGCAGTAATTATATGTTGAACCTACTGTAAGATTAAATCAACTGTACTCACTGACATATTTTCTGACTTTAAATACCATCCAGCATTTACAGATGAGACATATGATTGGATCTTTCCTGTTTGTGCCTCCGTCTGTCAGGACTCTGCCTCTGGTCGTGTCCGTGTTAATGATGGTGTGTTGGTGATTGATGAGATAGTGCCCTCTGATGGTGGACTGTATTCCTGCATGGCTGTCAGCGCCTCTGGGAATGCATCAAGAGACGTTGCAATACACAGTAAGAGTTAATGTCTGTCTTTAGAGTAGATTTAATCTGAcatgcattttacattttacatattacaatttatattttctctctctctctctccttctccgcCCTACCTCCTTATACACAGCCCAGCCTGGTCCGCCACTCTACCTGTCAGTTTCACCTGGACCAACCTCAGTCATCTTCTCCCTTAAAACCCCTCCCATCAGTGGAGGGACGCCGATCACAAGTTTCGTCTTGCAGTGGAGGCAAAGTGCAACAGAACAGTGGAAGGAGATTGCAGTCCCAGCTTCAGGTAAAACATCTGCTCATCAACAAAGCTTTGCAGTTGTGCTTCATGACTCTCTCGAAGTCAGTGCATCATTTATACTTTAAACTGGTTGCACCATAAACATTATTCTGCCATAAATGACAATCAATAATGCACATAAGCTGATGTGGTGTCTttctatgtgtctgtgtttgcttTTGTAGATCCCCTAGCTATCACCACCCTCAAGCCATACACATTGTACACAGTACGATTGGCCGCCTTGAATGCAGTGGGAGTGGGCCAGTTCTCAGACACAAACACCATCCAAACCCAGGGAATACGTAAGCGCTACTCACTAACTACACATTAGCAactgtcaacacacacaaaatctgtGTATGCTGTGTGTGGATCAATAACTTGATGTGCAACATGTCTCTGTACATATTGACATGAATGTATATACAATTTATGGATGTACAATGTATAGCATGTGTAAGTTCAAGTATGTATGCACGCTAGTGTATGTGATATATATGTCTTGTAACCAAGGCGTTTCCAACACATCTGCCATCACTAATTTGTGTTATTCATCTTTCATGCAACCATCGTCATAACATTTCCATGACACCATCATCCGCTGCCCGATGTTTATTCATGCTGCTGATGACGCCATGTAATCTACTGTCATCCTTCCTCAGGGGGTAAAGCATTACACACTGATCTACTACACAATGACAACGATTTACTGACATGCTCAGTCAATCTGTATGTAGCCacctatgtaaataaaataaataagaaatgaaTGTATCTTAAGCCAAAGATTAGGAATGAATTATTATTCATGGATGGTCATCAGTTGGtcagcattttttttcatttctctctgcCTCTTGTGTGTACTCTGTAGGTGAACCAGACAGTCCAGTTTTGTCGTCCGATAAGATGAAAGTAGAGGGAAACTCTTTCTATGTCCCACTTGAACAGTTCGATGACGGTGGATCTCCTCTGCTGCACTTCGACGTACGATACAGACAGGTAAGAAACGGTGTAAGTCTGTCTCTGCCTTTCACAATGAATGGCTCTTCATTGGTCCTTTATGTTTCCTTACGTTCATCCTTTCATCATGCTCTCTTAGGATAAAGAGAAGACTGAGTGGAAAGACATGCAGCTGTCATCTGATGCTGACTCTGTCTCCCTTCAAGACCTGTCCTACGGATCAGACTATAGACTGGAAGTCACAGCTGTCAACGCTAATGGTTCCTCTATCCCTGCCGTGTTCAACTTTACCATCGCAGAACAGCCTGGTATGTGGCCTCCCACTCCCTTAATCATACACTTCATGAAATGGGGCTTAAACTAAGATCTGGGAGTGGTGAACTGCATTAACTGCACCTTAATGTCGTGGCTTGACAGATCTACTAACAATATCGTGTTGCTTGCCACAATGAAGATGTTTGCCATACTTTCAGTTAGGTAACCTTGacttttccctctctccctcaaAGTGAGCAGCCGCAGCATGACCAAAGGCAGCGTGGCTGGCATCGTCATGGTGATCTTCCTGGTGGTATTCCTGGTGGTAGACGCCACCTGCTGCTACAGAAACCGCTGCGGCCTGCTCATGTCCATCGCTGTGAAAATCTTTGGTCAGAAAGTCCCAGGCCTCAAAACGCTTGAAGATGGAGAGGGAGCCACTAATGGGTAAGTAAGTATGTGTTGTAGTTGTCTGTATAGTATAGTCACGTATCATGTATGTTTTCACAAAATAGAacccttttttctgtctttcatcaAGTTGTCATATTTCAAACCTTTATGTGGCTGCAGAGAAGTGAAGCTGAAGGGCATATCAACGCCAAGAGGCAGTGTGCAACATGCGGTGGTTCAGACAAAGGACAAGGGGCTGCTCACAGAGATCACCTGCGACAAAGCCCCCCTTACCAAACACGAGTATGTTCATTCACTCTCATACACAGCAAACCTACTTGTTGAGGACACATCTCTATTGTGTTTAAATACCTGCACCCACCATATGCATATCTCATGGataaattaatgaaaagaaaaaatgtgcaATGGAACAGAAGATGTTGAAATTGAAGACTACATTTAGTCCATGAACATCTGCTAGATCTGTTTGCAAGACAGTCTAACTCTGCCTCATGGCTTTTTCTGCTCATTTAGATTGCCACATGACGCATGACGATCAAAACTATGCCACAGTGTAAATGACTGATTTGTATTTAGCAATTATGTATTTGTACATTAATATCTCATTGATTATTTCTTTCCCACAGAAAAAACCTGCCAGGCAGAGACCTTCACACTGTCGATGCGTGAGGCCAGAaactggagaaaaaagaaacaacaaataaaagtgaaaaataaaaaataaaagtgggaACCAGCGAGGATAATGTACATACAACAATAGAAGATAGCAATCACTCAGTCTTAATAAGTGACTCAGAACACTTAACGACCGTTACATTTGACATGTGATCAAAACGGCTATGGGAAAAGTCAATCATCGCTGAGAGACTGCAGGGGAAATACTGATGTTGTTGAGGTTTTGTTAGAACTGGGCTGTTTCAGACGTCTGTGCTGTCGGAGTGAGAGGACAGTGGGTTGAAAAGCTCTCAGCTTCCAGTTCACATGAAGACGGACGCAGGCGACAGGCAGGGGACGTGTGCTCTGATTCAGATCTAGCCTCACGTCGCCAGACCAAATTGCAAATGAATGAGCACGCAGATTGGTCTGGTTCGCAGGCTAATTTAAATCAGATCAAAATACAGGGTAATCAAAATCACAGGGTAATCGTGATATCTGTGTTTTACAACTTATTGGTGTTA
The Etheostoma spectabile isolate EspeVRDwgs_2016 chromosome 6, UIUC_Espe_1.0, whole genome shotgun sequence genome window above contains:
- the ncam3 gene encoding neural cell adhesion molecule 1 isoform X2, whose product is MKNQSAFTLKMALLLLLLLHGTDAKMDIITSKQDVLVGEEILLLCKAGGEGDITWLKDGEEIDEDKVSKVDETSSKLVIKNTTMWDMGRYTCACEFENGHKDEIATQLYVYEGPSFGSTTTYHEFLEGTDGVVPCLVTGQPAVDVHWLRDKEDISTNVGRRVRHMPDNTVFIEKVKREDAGTYLCQAQIKGRPIYKQLSVSVVVNAPPSVHLKEEVKKVMAGPETNVSLLCLVDGLPKPNITWTMPMTFDPSHHQFNSDRSQLTIRSVARADYGEYICTATNKIAESSATIMLHVYEAPEVFVSAEQQSVSVGKRISVSCNVSGHPQPEQHWINKHNGRTLDSASGRVRVNDGVLVIDEIVPSDGGLYSCMAVSASGNASRDVAIHTQPGPPLYLSVSPGPTSVIFSLKTPPISGGTPITSFVLQWRQSATEQWKEIAVPASDPLAITTLKPYTLYTVRLAALNAVGVGQFSDTNTIQTQGIRGEPDSPVLSSDKMKVEGNSFYVPLEQFDDGGSPLLHFDVRYRQDKEKTEWKDMQLSSDADSVSLQDLSYGSDYRLEVTAVNANGSSIPAVFNFTIAEQPVSSRSMTKGSVAGIVMVIFLVVFLVVDATCCYRNRCGLLMSIAVKIFGQKVPGLKTLEDGEGATNGEVKLKGISTPRGSVQHAVVQTKDKGLLTEITCDKAPLTKHEKNLPGRDLHTVDA
- the ncam3 gene encoding neural cell adhesion molecule 1 isoform X1, with protein sequence MKNQSAFTLKMALLLLLLLHGTDAKMDIITSKQDVLVGEEILLLCKVLAGGEGDITWLKDGEEIDEDKVSKVDETSSKLVIKNTTMWDMGRYTCACEFENGHKDEIATQLYVYEGPSFGSTTTYHEFLEGTDGVVPCLVTGQPAVDVHWLRDKEDISTNVGRRVRHMPDNTVFIEKVKREDAGTYLCQAQIKGRPIYKQLSVSVVVNAPPSVHLKEEVKKVMAGPETNVSLLCLVDGLPKPNITWTMPMTFDPSHHQFNSDRSQLTIRSVARADYGEYICTATNKIAESSATIMLHVYEAPEVFVSAEQQSVSVGKRISVSCNVSGHPQPEQHWINKHNGRTLDSASGRVRVNDGVLVIDEIVPSDGGLYSCMAVSASGNASRDVAIHTQPGPPLYLSVSPGPTSVIFSLKTPPISGGTPITSFVLQWRQSATEQWKEIAVPASDPLAITTLKPYTLYTVRLAALNAVGVGQFSDTNTIQTQGIRGEPDSPVLSSDKMKVEGNSFYVPLEQFDDGGSPLLHFDVRYRQDKEKTEWKDMQLSSDADSVSLQDLSYGSDYRLEVTAVNANGSSIPAVFNFTIAEQPVSSRSMTKGSVAGIVMVIFLVVFLVVDATCCYRNRCGLLMSIAVKIFGQKVPGLKTLEDGEGATNGEVKLKGISTPRGSVQHAVVQTKDKGLLTEITCDKAPLTKHEKNLPGRDLHTVDA